In Belonocnema kinseyi isolate 2016_QV_RU_SX_M_011 chromosome 4, B_treatae_v1, whole genome shotgun sequence, a single window of DNA contains:
- the LOC117171522 gene encoding uncharacterized protein LOC117171522 translates to MFKIFVLATLLTASNAYLNHGPSPLNHPNYGPYHGGYSVAEPGSAYQPNYLSQYRPHGPIPAYPRHPVPVQISAPVQVPAPVPIPAPVGGYQKLGHVGYGYAPVRHLPVVPAPVQHSVPIGLPQAQVHPNAYAHSGYSGAQANYGSSYVVAPSVTFSQNTPKQIAPVQVSNAVRIPYAYPAINKPQLVPHPAEVNHGW, encoded by the exons ATGTTTAAG ATATTCGTTCTGGCAACCCTCCTGACGGCATCCAATGCCTACCTGAATCATGGACCCTCGCCATTGAACCACCCCAATTATGGACCATACCACGGAGGTTACTCAGTTGCTGAACCCGGATCAGCTTATCAGCCCAACTATTTGTCACAATACAGACCTCATGGACCAATTCCAGCTTACCCAAGACATCCAGTTCCAGTTCAGATTTCAGCGCCAGTTCAAGTTCCAGCACCAGTTCCAATTCCAGCTCCAGTTGGCGGATATCAAAAATTGGGACACGTTGGATACGGTTATGCACCAGTTCGACATCTGCCAGTTGTACCTGCGCCAGTTCAACATTCGGTCCCAATTGGTCTACCTCAGGCCCAGGTGCATCCAAATGCCTACGCCCATTCAGGCTATTCAGGTGCCCAAGCCAACTACGGATCATCTTACGTCGTAGCACCAAGTGTCACTTTTTCTCAAAATACTCCAAAACAGATTGCTCCCGTTCAAGTTTCCAATGCCGTCAGAATTCCGTACGCATATCCAGCTATTAACAAACCCCAGCTTGTTCCTCATCCTGCTGAAGTGAATCACGGCTGGTAG